The sequence CAAGAGGTTCATCAAGGGCACCATCGCCGAGAACGCCCCCATCATTCCCGTCTCCGCGCACCACGACGTCAACATCGACAAGCTCATCGAGACCATCGAGAAGTACATTCCAACTCCCAAGGCCGAAAGGGACAAGCCCCCTCTCATGTACGTGGCGCGTTCCTTCGACATCAATACCCCCGGCTCCTCGCCCGACGCTCTGAAGGGCGGCGTGCTGGGAGGTTCCCTGACCCAGGGCGAGCTCGTGGTGGGGGACGAGATTGAGATCCTGCCGGGCCGCAAGGTCGAGGTGGGCGGCAAGACCAGCTGGGAGAGGATCACTACCGCTGTTCAATCCCTTCATACCGGCAATACCACCCTGGAGGCGGCGTCGCCGGGAGGCCTTATGGCCATCGGGACCAAGCTGGACCCCGCGCTGACCAAGTCGGACGGGCTGACCGGCCGCCTGGTGGGAAAGCCCGGCACTTTGCCGCCGGTGCTGCACAAGTTCGTCATGACCACCCACCTTCTCGAGAGGGTCGTGGGCGCCGCCGACGACCTGGTCGTGGAGAACATCAAGACCAACGAGCCGCTCATGCTGAGCATCGGGACCGCCACCACGGTGGGCGTGGTCACCAGCGCCAGGGGCGACGAGTCCGAGGTCGCCCTGAAGATCCCGGTGTGCGCGCAGAAGGAGCAGCGCGTGGCCATTTCCAGGAGAATAGCGGGCAAGTGGCGCCTTATCGGGTACGGCATCATCCAGTAAGGTGGGCATATGCCCAAGGTGGTCCTGGACACCAACGCCCTTCTCCTTCCTTTTGAGCGCTCCATCAACATCGATGCGCAATTGCGTTCCCTTCTCGGTCAGTGCGACGTGTACGTCCCCGGCCCCATCGTGGGGGAGCTGAAGCGGTCCGAGAACAAGCACGCCCCCGCGGCCCTGAGGCTGCTGTCC comes from Methanomassiliicoccus luminyensis B10 and encodes:
- a CDS encoding translation initiation factor IF-2 subunit gamma, whose amino-acid sequence is MKVSVQPEINIGMIGHVDHGKTTLTKALSGEWTDRHSEEIKRGISIRLGYADTAFYYCEKCKRYIVKDSCDCGGEAKFLRAISFVDAPGHETLMATMLSGAAMMQGALLLVAANEHCPQPQTKEHLMALSIIGVDKIIIVQNKIDLVTKEEALENYREIKRFIKGTIAENAPIIPVSAHHDVNIDKLIETIEKYIPTPKAERDKPPLMYVARSFDINTPGSSPDALKGGVLGGSLTQGELVVGDEIEILPGRKVEVGGKTSWERITTAVQSLHTGNTTLEAASPGGLMAIGTKLDPALTKSDGLTGRLVGKPGTLPPVLHKFVMTTHLLERVVGAADDLVVENIKTNEPLMLSIGTATTVGVVTSARGDESEVALKIPVCAQKEQRVAISRRIAGKWRLIGYGIIQ
- a CDS encoding type II toxin-antitoxin system VapC family toxin yields the protein MPKVVLDTNALLLPFERSINIDAQLRSLLGQCDVYVPGPIVGELKRSENKHAPAALRLLSRYTIEDTRAVGDAAVIELAMKLNAYVVTNDRVLIAKLRKQRVKTIVMRGGSHLALDDG